Proteins from a genomic interval of Paenibacillus sp. FSL H8-0048:
- a CDS encoding bifunctional 2-keto-4-hydroxyglutarate aldolase/2-keto-3-deoxy-6-phosphogluconate aldolase, producing the protein MKKIKVLQNITSVGVVAVIRADNADDAYAMSVACIEGGLNNIEVTFTTPGAEAAIKRLVEEYGGRAVIGAGTVLDPLTARIAILAGSEFVVSPSFEEDTAKMCNLYGIPYMPGCMTLNEMKEALKLGVDVLKLFPGSAFGPDYVKAVKGPMPHVNIMPTGGVDLNNMEKWIKNGCIAVGIGGNLTAPAKEGRYDQITELAAQYVAKFKEIQGQ; encoded by the coding sequence ATGAAGAAAATCAAAGTATTACAGAATATCACCTCTGTTGGGGTAGTAGCTGTTATCCGTGCGGATAATGCCGATGATGCTTATGCCATGTCTGTGGCTTGTATCGAGGGCGGACTGAATAATATCGAAGTTACCTTCACGACTCCGGGAGCCGAAGCAGCGATCAAACGTTTGGTGGAAGAATACGGGGGCCGCGCCGTGATTGGTGCCGGCACCGTGCTTGACCCGCTGACGGCAAGAATCGCTATTCTGGCGGGTTCGGAATTTGTGGTCAGTCCTTCTTTTGAAGAGGATACCGCCAAGATGTGTAATCTGTACGGCATTCCTTATATGCCGGGCTGCATGACGCTGAATGAGATGAAGGAAGCCCTGAAGCTGGGCGTGGATGTGCTGAAGCTGTTCCCGGGCAGTGCGTTCGGACCGGACTATGTCAAGGCGGTTAAGGGGCCGATGCCGCATGTGAACATTATGCCTACCGGCGGCGTGGATCTGAACAATATGGAGAAATGGATCAAGAACGGCTGCATCGCTGTCGGCATCGGCGGCAACCTGACCGCACCGGCCAAGGAAGGCCGTTATGACCAGATCACAGAGCTGGCTGCACAGTATGTAGCGAAGTTCAAGGAGATTCAAGGCCAGTAA
- a CDS encoding carbohydrate ABC transporter permease: MNKTKHALFSYSFIFPSALLTLVLGIYPIAWAFRYMFYDYKGFGTARFTGLANFSRILKDTQFWDSVVNTFVYAGGKLLITIPLALLLAAILNRGLRGRQLLRGIFFMPTVISTAVMAVVFFTIFNSYNGILNQFLIRSGLSDSGVDWLGPKYAMLTVILVAAWGAVGNYMLLFLAGLQNIPEDVYEASSLDGAGKIQQFRYITLPMLGPVMQMVIMLAIITALKGYESIMVLTEGGPVGKTEVMFLYLYKLFFPVGGGSAAVQVQEFGYGSAVAFVSAVIVGMISLIYFYASRRMNQTD, encoded by the coding sequence ATGAACAAAACGAAACATGCCTTATTTTCATATAGCTTTATCTTTCCAAGTGCCTTGCTCACATTGGTCCTCGGAATTTACCCGATTGCCTGGGCGTTCCGCTATATGTTCTATGATTACAAAGGGTTCGGAACGGCCCGGTTTACCGGCTTGGCCAATTTCAGCCGCATCCTGAAGGACACCCAGTTCTGGGATTCGGTGGTGAATACATTTGTCTATGCAGGCGGCAAGCTGCTGATCACTATTCCGCTGGCCCTGCTGCTGGCAGCCATATTGAACCGGGGGCTGCGGGGCAGACAGCTGCTGCGGGGGATTTTCTTCATGCCGACCGTCATCAGTACCGCCGTAATGGCCGTAGTCTTCTTCACGATTTTCAACTCGTATAACGGGATTCTCAACCAGTTCCTGATCCGCTCGGGCCTCTCGGATTCCGGCGTGGACTGGCTGGGGCCGAAATATGCCATGCTCACCGTCATTCTGGTTGCGGCCTGGGGGGCGGTCGGCAATTATATGCTGCTCTTCCTCGCCGGTCTGCAGAATATTCCCGAGGATGTGTATGAGGCCTCTTCCCTGGACGGGGCAGGCAAAATCCAGCAGTTCCGCTATATCACCCTGCCGATGCTAGGGCCTGTCATGCAGATGGTTATTATGCTGGCGATCATTACAGCCCTGAAGGGCTACGAGAGCATCATGGTTCTGACCGAAGGCGGTCCTGTAGGCAAGACGGAGGTCATGTTCCTGTATTTGTACAAATTATTTTTCCCTGTCGGCGGGGGCAGCGCGGCGGTCCAGGTCCAGGAGTTCGGATACGGCAGTGCGGTTGCCTTTGTGTCTGCGGTCATTGTAGGGATGATCTCACTCATTTATTTCTACGCATCCAGACGCATGAATCAGACCGATTGA
- a CDS encoding sugar kinase: MNKQLDAVTFGEPMAMFYANEAGPLHEVTSFSKALAGAESNVATGLSRLMHLTGYVTKLGEDNFGQFITSALNKEKIDTASITTTKEFSTGMLIKSKVLTGDPKVEYFRKNSAASKLSLADFNEDYFASAGHLHVTSISSALSASCHEFSLHAMEFMKQRGKTVSLDPNLRPTLWPDTGTMVSTINDLATRCDWFLPGHGEGKILTGLETPEEIAGYYLERGVSLVVIKLGPEGAYYKTSAGEEGYVDGFKVEQVVDTVGAGDGFAVGVISAMLEKLSVAEAVKRGNAIGALAVMSPGDMDGLPTRDALEAFMSTGVKK, encoded by the coding sequence ATGAATAAACAGCTGGATGCAGTCACCTTCGGGGAGCCGATGGCCATGTTCTACGCCAATGAAGCCGGCCCCCTGCATGAGGTTACTTCCTTCTCCAAAGCGCTGGCAGGAGCGGAGAGCAATGTAGCCACCGGGTTATCGCGCCTTATGCATCTGACCGGTTATGTGACCAAGCTCGGCGAAGACAACTTCGGCCAGTTCATCACCTCGGCACTGAATAAGGAGAAGATCGATACCGCGAGCATCACAACGACCAAGGAATTCTCCACAGGCATGCTGATCAAATCCAAGGTACTGACCGGAGATCCCAAGGTCGAATATTTCCGCAAAAATTCCGCCGCCTCCAAACTGAGCCTCGCCGACTTTAATGAAGATTATTTCGCTTCCGCAGGCCATCTGCATGTGACCAGCATCTCTTCGGCACTTTCGGCTTCGTGTCACGAGTTCTCGCTGCATGCCATGGAGTTCATGAAGCAGCGCGGGAAGACTGTATCGCTCGATCCGAATCTGCGCCCGACCCTGTGGCCGGACACAGGAACTATGGTTAGTACGATCAACGACCTGGCTACCCGCTGCGACTGGTTCCTGCCCGGACACGGAGAGGGCAAGATCCTTACCGGTCTTGAGACGCCGGAGGAGATTGCCGGGTACTATCTGGAGCGCGGCGTATCCCTTGTAGTGATCAAGCTCGGCCCTGAGGGCGCTTACTATAAGACCTCCGCTGGTGAAGAGGGCTATGTGGACGGCTTCAAGGTCGAGCAGGTTGTCGATACAGTCGGCGCCGGAGACGGCTTCGCAGTTGGGGTGATCAGCGCCATGCTGGAGAAGCTCAGCGTAGCGGAAGCCGTGAAGCGCGGCAATGCGATTGGCGCACTCGCCGTGATGTCGCCTGGCGATATGGACGGACTGCCTACCCGTGACGCGCTGGAAGCCTTCATGAGCACGGGCGTTAAGAAATAA
- a CDS encoding anti-sigma factor family protein, whose product MKCAEVMEWMHRYLDHDLSQEEMLEMFRHIDDCPSCAEVLDRLTLLSQQLEQLPDVKPPFSLVDSILPQLEQLDRGVPQEPAVMEPEDPKVIPFSRSNNRGKKPKGPSLAARTGIGAAAAAVILLIAVFNMPKSLPGADMDMSPQLMSGGAANSSVSTESSADTPQVDGQNNSGGSELQKTDQTAPGETADVNLKSAPPAPSEGADQPAAAGGGTASDKVPAVSEAPVSNRAATASPADRPKSTKKAESRSAEPQSTQSSAPTQDNIADDKASAGDARIAPTPDANEAGAMSFMLAESSWTSPDGQHMAELTGQHVVIYSLATEGEEQQRTTLASLPLEGNWVSGVWSEDGTQFTYVLQLEDGTQTTKVYTVPAESATPAPSASPAPANSPAPTASPAASASAVPSPAITPDAATSGK is encoded by the coding sequence ATGAAGTGCGCGGAGGTGATGGAATGGATGCACCGCTATTTAGATCATGATCTCAGTCAGGAAGAAATGCTTGAAATGTTCCGTCATATCGACGATTGTCCTTCCTGCGCGGAAGTCTTGGACCGGCTGACGCTGCTCTCCCAGCAGCTGGAGCAGCTTCCCGATGTGAAGCCCCCCTTCAGTCTGGTTGACTCTATCCTGCCTCAGCTTGAACAGCTGGACCGTGGTGTCCCGCAAGAGCCTGCTGTAATGGAGCCGGAAGATCCGAAGGTTATTCCTTTCTCCCGTTCAAATAACCGGGGCAAGAAGCCCAAGGGACCTTCACTGGCTGCGCGGACAGGCATTGGTGCTGCGGCGGCAGCTGTGATTCTGCTTATCGCCGTATTCAATATGCCGAAGAGCCTGCCGGGCGCAGATATGGATATGTCACCCCAGTTAATGAGCGGCGGGGCAGCGAATTCCAGCGTGAGTACGGAGAGCAGTGCGGACACCCCGCAGGTCGACGGACAGAATAACAGCGGCGGCAGTGAGCTTCAAAAGACGGACCAGACCGCGCCGGGTGAAACTGCGGACGTTAATTTGAAATCTGCACCGCCTGCTCCCAGTGAGGGTGCTGATCAGCCGGCCGCAGCTGGCGGCGGTACGGCTTCAGACAAGGTGCCTGCGGTAAGCGAAGCTCCGGTCAGCAACCGTGCCGCTACTGCGTCTCCGGCGGACCGCCCCAAGAGCACCAAGAAAGCGGAGAGCCGGTCAGCGGAACCCCAAAGCACGCAGTCGAGTGCGCCAACGCAAGACAATATAGCGGACGATAAAGCGTCTGCGGGGGATGCACGGATAGCACCGACTCCAGATGCTAACGAGGCAGGAGCCATGTCGTTTATGCTTGCAGAGTCTTCGTGGACTTCACCGGACGGGCAGCATATGGCTGAGCTGACTGGCCAGCATGTGGTAATCTACAGCTTAGCCACAGAGGGAGAAGAACAACAACGGACAACACTGGCTTCGCTCCCGTTGGAGGGGAACTGGGTCTCCGGTGTGTGGTCGGAAGACGGCACCCAGTTCACTTATGTACTACAGCTTGAGGATGGTACGCAGACGACGAAGGTATACACGGTTCCGGCTGAGAGCGCAACACCTGCTCCATCCGCTTCCCCGGCTCCTGCCAACTCGCCAGCGCCTA
- a CDS encoding carbohydrate ABC transporter permease: MRLNTILGKTILWIFLLTVAFITLIPVVITILGSFKTNAELTAGATFLPKSWHFSNYAEAWSQANFSRYTLNSLIVSLATVAGTLLVSSMAAYVVDRMDFAGKKWYIGLQSFTMFVAVGAVVLRPQFDLMVKLHLHSSLWGVILILISAHASIFFILASFMKGIPRELDEAALIDGCSPGRTFWRIILPLLGPGLGVGALFTFRGAWNEYLLPLVFTMTKPELQTLTVGLANLKYGISAASQTHYMMAGACLSILPILVAYLFANKSFMQMTAGSLKG, encoded by the coding sequence ATGAGACTAAATACCATACTGGGCAAAACCATTCTGTGGATTTTTTTGCTGACCGTTGCTTTTATCACCCTGATTCCGGTAGTGATCACTATCCTGGGCTCCTTCAAGACCAATGCTGAGCTGACTGCGGGTGCGACCTTCCTGCCGAAGAGCTGGCACTTCTCGAACTATGCCGAAGCCTGGTCGCAGGCCAATTTCTCCAGGTATACCCTGAACAGCCTGATTGTCTCTCTGGCGACAGTGGCCGGCACGCTGCTGGTCTCATCCATGGCGGCTTATGTGGTGGACCGGATGGATTTTGCCGGCAAAAAATGGTATATCGGACTGCAGTCCTTCACCATGTTCGTGGCTGTAGGGGCGGTCGTGCTGCGTCCGCAGTTCGATCTGATGGTTAAGCTTCATCTGCACAGCAGCCTGTGGGGGGTTATCCTGATTCTGATCTCCGCCCATGCTTCGATCTTCTTCATTCTCGCAAGCTTCATGAAGGGAATTCCCCGCGAGCTGGACGAGGCGGCGCTGATCGACGGCTGCTCTCCCGGCCGGACCTTCTGGCGGATCATTCTGCCGCTGCTCGGACCCGGACTTGGCGTAGGTGCCCTGTTCACCTTCCGCGGCGCGTGGAATGAATATCTGCTGCCGCTCGTGTTCACGATGACGAAGCCGGAGCTGCAGACGCTGACCGTCGGGCTGGCGAACCTGAAGTACGGGATTTCGGCCGCTTCCCAGACCCACTACATGATGGCGGGTGCCTGCTTATCCATTCTGCCGATTCTTGTGGCCTATCTGTTCGCCAACAAATCCTTCATGCAGATGACAGCCGGTTCCCTGAAGGGGTAG
- a CDS encoding RNA polymerase sigma factor: MVEQGLIRAAQAGDRDALITLLREIEGHVYKTAFYILHNEQDALDASQEALIRVYTKIGSYEEKAQFKTWVQRIVTNICIDKFRRTKPTVSIDEHEMVFQDKKHNVEREVMSGYLAEDIREAIDQLPEHHRTVIVLRYLQDFSYNEIADCLDLPLNTVKSYLFRARQQLQNRLQEYQKGGVSG; encoded by the coding sequence GTGGTGGAGCAGGGACTCATCAGAGCCGCTCAAGCGGGCGATCGCGACGCTCTAATCACCCTATTGCGAGAAATTGAAGGGCATGTATATAAGACGGCCTTCTACATTCTGCATAATGAACAGGATGCTCTGGATGCCTCCCAGGAAGCGTTGATCCGGGTGTACACCAAGATCGGCTCCTATGAGGAGAAGGCGCAGTTCAAAACATGGGTTCAGCGAATAGTAACCAACATATGTATAGACAAATTCCGGAGAACGAAGCCTACCGTTTCTATCGATGAACACGAAATGGTGTTCCAGGATAAAAAACATAATGTAGAGCGCGAAGTGATGTCGGGTTACCTGGCGGAGGATATCCGTGAGGCCATCGACCAGCTTCCGGAGCATCACCGGACGGTAATCGTGCTCCGCTATTTACAGGATTTTTCTTACAACGAGATTGCAGACTGTCTGGATCTGCCTCTGAACACGGTCAAATCATACCTGTTCCGGGCGCGGCAGCAGCTGCAGAATAGACTTCAGGAGTATCAGAAAGGTGGTGTGTCAGGATGA
- a CDS encoding ABC transporter substrate-binding protein — MMKRTLMTSLSLVLALGLAACGNGNSGGNATEGKGDGAKAGSGEKTKISYWTGDRHDADFVKEKVAEFNASNKDGIEVELVVKGDDFDTALDLSFQTSDAPDVIRVKENTVQTFYKKGFLAPIDEFLNDELKAKFPAMPDLNEFDGKRYSLPNYGTTMRLVYNKDLFAKAGIEHPPTTLQELVDTAKKLTAAGKADGAYGFALNFKSPGSAFARSARVVAEMSGYGGFGYDFKTARYDFSGFEPIINAFKQIKDDGSMLPGVESLDIDPLRAQFAEGKIGMYMSYSSEPGVYKNQFPAKIDWAAAPVPTIDGNVKGASGFLGGQWLALSSKTEHKEAAWKFMEFMYGDQVLTDYQEKGFGISMVPSISAAAKTPDVNGIEGFLPNKNDGVWPVYPSVAPEGMKSDDAFFKYMLNGGDLKAIIADLNKRYNAALDSVIANDGVKAEPDAGFDPAALGGKFAK, encoded by the coding sequence ATGATGAAGCGTACGCTAATGACATCTCTGAGCCTGGTCCTGGCACTTGGCTTAGCAGCCTGCGGCAACGGTAACAGTGGCGGCAATGCAACTGAAGGCAAGGGAGACGGGGCGAAAGCTGGTTCGGGGGAAAAAACTAAAATCAGCTACTGGACAGGCGACCGCCACGATGCGGATTTCGTGAAGGAGAAGGTAGCCGAGTTCAACGCATCTAATAAAGACGGGATTGAGGTGGAACTGGTCGTCAAGGGCGATGACTTCGATACCGCGCTTGATCTGTCCTTCCAGACCTCCGATGCACCGGATGTGATCCGGGTGAAGGAGAACACCGTCCAGACCTTCTACAAAAAAGGCTTTCTTGCTCCGATTGACGAGTTCCTGAACGATGAGCTGAAGGCGAAATTCCCGGCCATGCCGGACTTGAACGAATTCGACGGCAAGCGTTACAGTCTGCCGAACTATGGAACGACCATGCGTCTGGTGTACAACAAGGATCTGTTCGCCAAAGCGGGCATTGAGCATCCGCCGACTACCTTACAGGAGCTGGTGGATACAGCTAAGAAATTGACAGCAGCCGGCAAAGCCGACGGCGCTTACGGCTTCGCCCTTAACTTCAAGAGCCCCGGCAGTGCGTTCGCGCGTTCGGCGCGGGTGGTTGCGGAAATGAGCGGCTATGGCGGCTTCGGGTATGATTTCAAGACGGCCCGCTACGACTTCAGCGGCTTCGAGCCGATCATCAATGCCTTTAAGCAGATCAAGGACGACGGCAGCATGCTGCCGGGTGTAGAATCGCTGGATATTGATCCGCTGCGGGCACAGTTTGCGGAAGGCAAGATCGGAATGTACATGTCCTACTCCTCGGAGCCGGGCGTCTACAAGAATCAGTTCCCGGCCAAAATTGACTGGGCGGCTGCTCCGGTTCCGACCATCGACGGCAATGTGAAGGGGGCTTCCGGCTTCCTCGGAGGCCAATGGCTGGCGCTGAGCTCAAAAACAGAGCATAAAGAAGCAGCCTGGAAGTTCATGGAGTTCATGTACGGCGATCAGGTGCTGACGGATTATCAGGAAAAAGGCTTCGGCATCTCCATGGTTCCATCCATTAGTGCAGCAGCCAAGACACCGGATGTGAACGGCATTGAAGGCTTCCTGCCGAACAAGAACGATGGGGTATGGCCGGTCTATCCGTCTGTAGCACCGGAAGGAATGAAATCGGATGACGCCTTCTTCAAATATATGCTGAACGGCGGCGACCTGAAGGCGATTATCGCTGATTTGAACAAGCGCTACAACGCTGCACTGGACAGTGTGATTGCGAATGACGGCGTGAAGGCCGAGCCGGATGCCGGCTTTGATCCCGCCGCTCTGGGCGGCAAGTTCGCCAAGTAG
- a CDS encoding carbohydrate-binding protein — MKRFKLLSALLIFCMANLLPVFPLTASAAGTIVSYPLPSVYNATNQYTVTADSTNIPVIDTSEVFVNYNYCNFSFSGTTTITITASEPINTYNISPKALGITATKSGNTLTFTLSSPTYLIVKINNLKDLVIAADALETNIPASSGTGIYNVKTQYGADSTGATLATTAIQNAINAANAAGGGIVYVPAGVYKSGNIVLKSNVSVYLAGGSVIRGSGNPSDYTTHFHKNSLNKDGTWFIYTETNANNIKIYGRGTIDGNGHYMRNTNNYLNNILVPLQCSNFTVDGITIRDSGGWATIVTRSNNVTFQNTKHFNNNELDYENDAIDIQESQNVLIKHTVAVSEDDTYSFKTWDVATTDIAANWPGTPENQSNVVVDDALAWSRCGAFKVGDGVKQLQDGIVVKNSFVYRCWRALAVGHLYGTPAAQNIVFDNIDVEGFWPRSGVHSRWFDLSAKTGPIKNVVYNNINLRALGEVSIMKGWSDTSTVSGVTLNNVRVGGAAVNNLTDLKITDTNSYAADPKFNTLKFEAEGYNLSSGVLSYESSTDGGLNVGAGSNGDYIAFKNVDFGSTAKTSIDLKVASANSGGRIEFHLDSPTGTMLGSWTAESTGGWQTWSLKNIPLTAGTAVGTHTVYVTFVKSDSTTVANLTWFQFK; from the coding sequence TTGAAAAGGTTCAAATTATTAAGTGCATTATTAATTTTTTGTATGGCCAATCTGTTACCAGTCTTTCCTTTGACAGCAAGCGCAGCGGGTACCATTGTAAGCTATCCGTTACCGTCGGTCTATAACGCAACCAATCAATACACGGTAACAGCAGACTCTACTAATATACCGGTAATCGACACTTCAGAGGTATTTGTAAACTATAATTATTGTAATTTCTCTTTTTCGGGTACGACTACAATCACAATAACAGCAAGCGAGCCCATCAATACCTATAATATCTCTCCCAAAGCCTTGGGAATCACTGCAACCAAGAGCGGAAACACACTTACCTTTACACTTTCATCACCAACCTACCTTATCGTTAAAATCAATAACCTGAAAGATCTGGTGATTGCGGCAGATGCGCTTGAAACCAATATTCCGGCCTCATCCGGTACAGGAATATACAATGTTAAAACCCAGTACGGTGCTGACAGTACCGGTGCTACTTTGGCTACAACCGCCATACAGAACGCCATCAATGCGGCTAACGCAGCAGGCGGCGGTATCGTATACGTTCCAGCCGGCGTGTACAAGAGCGGCAACATTGTTCTAAAAAGCAATGTCTCGGTTTATCTGGCGGGTGGTTCTGTGATAAGGGGTTCAGGAAATCCAAGTGATTACACTACCCATTTCCATAAAAATTCTCTGAATAAGGATGGAACCTGGTTTATTTATACCGAAACCAATGCCAACAATATTAAGATATACGGCAGGGGAACGATTGACGGCAATGGCCATTATATGAGGAATACAAACAATTATTTGAACAATATTCTTGTACCCTTGCAGTGCAGCAACTTCACGGTTGACGGCATAACCATCAGAGACAGCGGCGGCTGGGCTACAATCGTGACAAGATCTAATAATGTAACCTTCCAGAATACCAAGCACTTCAATAACAATGAGCTGGATTATGAAAATGATGCAATCGATATTCAAGAGAGCCAGAATGTACTCATCAAGCACACTGTAGCCGTATCGGAGGATGACACCTACTCCTTTAAGACCTGGGATGTAGCCACTACGGATATCGCTGCTAACTGGCCGGGAACTCCTGAGAACCAGTCCAATGTAGTTGTGGATGATGCTTTGGCCTGGAGCAGATGCGGGGCATTCAAGGTTGGAGATGGAGTGAAACAGCTTCAGGATGGCATCGTTGTTAAAAACTCTTTTGTATACCGGTGCTGGCGCGCTTTAGCGGTAGGTCATCTGTATGGGACTCCGGCAGCACAGAACATCGTATTTGATAATATAGATGTAGAAGGCTTCTGGCCAAGATCCGGTGTTCACTCCAGATGGTTTGATCTTTCGGCAAAAACCGGTCCGATCAAAAATGTGGTCTATAATAATATCAATTTACGCGCTCTGGGTGAAGTTTCCATCATGAAGGGCTGGAGTGACACCTCTACGGTCTCCGGAGTTACCTTAAACAATGTCCGCGTCGGTGGAGCTGCGGTAAATAATTTGACAGATTTGAAAATAACAGATACGAACAGCTATGCTGCTGATCCCAAATTCAACACATTGAAATTTGAAGCGGAAGGCTATAACCTTAGTTCAGGTGTTCTCTCCTATGAGTCAAGCACTGACGGCGGGCTGAATGTGGGTGCCGGGAGTAATGGCGACTATATCGCATTCAAAAATGTTGACTTTGGCAGTACAGCTAAAACAAGTATTGATCTAAAGGTTGCATCTGCTAACTCCGGCGGAAGGATCGAATTCCACTTGGACAGTCCTACAGGCACTATGCTGGGTTCTTGGACGGCAGAAAGCACAGGCGGATGGCAGACATGGTCCCTCAAGAATATCCCGCTTACTGCCGGGACCGCTGTAGGAACCCACACGGTATATGTTACTTTTGTGAAGTCCGATTCAACCACAGTGGCCAATTTAACCTGGTTCCAGTTCAAATAG
- a CDS encoding glycoside hydrolase family 130 protein translates to MTQHVPPILHSAPCIQRYPGNPVLDAAKVPYPTALVFNAGVTKFNGKYVMIFRNDYGSLADQSLAPHHTTDLGIAYSDDGLSWTAGPKPVFKMHDEETIRAYDPRLTVLGGRCYMCFAVDTRHGIRGGIAVTDDLEHFEVLSLSTPDLRNMVLFPELLGGKYVRLERPFTVYSRGGRDRFDAWISESPDLKHWGNSSLLLAVEQVPFANDKVGPAAPPVRTDKGWLTTFHAVDVDPARGKHGWEDTWKKRYTAGIMLLDLEDPRKVIGMSRQPLLAPETDYEIGGGFRNHVIFPGGMILEDDGEVKIYYGSADTVECLATAHVDDLLRLCLEPGNQ, encoded by the coding sequence ATGACTCAACACGTTCCGCCAATTCTGCATTCCGCCCCGTGCATCCAGCGGTATCCGGGCAATCCGGTGCTGGATGCAGCGAAGGTTCCTTACCCCACCGCACTGGTATTCAATGCCGGTGTAACGAAATTCAACGGCAAATATGTGATGATCTTCCGCAATGATTACGGCTCACTGGCCGATCAGAGCCTTGCGCCGCACCACACCACGGATCTCGGCATTGCCTACAGCGATGACGGACTGAGCTGGACCGCCGGCCCGAAGCCGGTGTTCAAAATGCATGACGAGGAGACTATCCGCGCCTACGACCCGCGCCTGACCGTGCTCGGCGGCCGCTGTTATATGTGTTTTGCCGTGGATACGCGCCATGGCATCCGCGGCGGGATTGCCGTTACCGATGATCTGGAACACTTCGAGGTGCTTAGCCTGTCTACACCGGACCTGCGCAATATGGTGCTGTTTCCCGAGCTGCTCGGCGGCAAATATGTCCGGCTGGAGCGTCCCTTTACGGTGTACAGCCGGGGCGGCCGGGACCGCTTCGACGCCTGGATCTCCGAGTCGCCGGACCTCAAGCATTGGGGCAACTCCAGCCTGCTGCTCGCCGTCGAGCAGGTGCCGTTTGCCAATGATAAGGTTGGCCCGGCTGCACCTCCGGTCCGGACGGATAAGGGCTGGCTGACCACCTTCCATGCGGTGGATGTGGACCCGGCCAGAGGCAAGCACGGCTGGGAAGACACCTGGAAGAAACGCTACACCGCCGGAATTATGCTGCTGGATCTGGAGGACCCCCGCAAGGTGATCGGCATGAGCAGGCAGCCGCTGCTGGCACCGGAGACAGACTATGAGATTGGCGGCGGCTTCCGCAATCATGTGATTTTCCCGGGTGGGATGATTCTGGAGGATGACGGCGAGGTCAAGATCTATTATGGCTCTGCGGATACGGTGGAATGTCTGGCAACAGCCCATGTGGACGATCTGCTCAGGCTCTGTCTGGAGCCGGGGAATCAATAA